A region of Rhodamnia argentea isolate NSW1041297 chromosome 9, ASM2092103v1, whole genome shotgun sequence DNA encodes the following proteins:
- the LOC115739811 gene encoding uncharacterized protein LOC115739811 isoform X1 produces MSLLHSLSHSSALCTLHHRRHHRRSILHLNKHLRRPPSTLSCRSYPRTLPSSEQEFLEAIADSDERLLPCVRTYENDSARLSLVGAVDSRQALTAAAADGGEAASEHVQSGARAMVVETVYPGGAEGRSTVSTRLFLPARKVKEKASQLKITNDMLGSSTSRNILAMTFRQVVVQQLWNFQLVLFHPGADRNMADLESPREVPWSFALSSLDEGVISMLAEVVCTYALSSTEQLVLGNAHEEFFRTVSRWFRKPGRFSSKDSSVILWKLFEYDMVENATILLEQFSASKGKNRLHKSGSKLFGWKQAVQSKLEKIGGPDFCSWLSEYVPAYRLQVDTQKLKDLKLDGWRQLDGSMQEVLLTQSQMAALTNILDLFYEDVYTLPTKELSCHMVLNPTILSNEKWSPSLLKMLSLALAGVIIAVALKAFGQGFLPQFTKEKRYLNGHGTPPSEIDSLQDERSDQAKV; encoded by the exons ATGTCActccttcactctctctctcactcgtcCGCTCTCTGCACGCTTCACCATCGTCGTCATCACCGTCGCTCCATACTCCACCTCAACAAGCACCTCCGGAGGCCGCCCTCCACCCTCTCCTGCCGCAGCTATCCGCGGACCCTCCCGTCCTCGGAGCAGGAATTCCTGGAGGCCATCGCCGACTCCGACGAAAGGCTGTTGCCCTGCGTCAGGACGTACGAGAACGACTCCGCTCGGCTCAGCCTCGTCGGGGCCGTCGACTCCCGGCAGGCCTTGACCGCGGCAGCGGCTGACGGCGGCGAGGCCGCGAGCGAGCACGTCCAGTCCGGTGCCCGCGCGATGGTGGTCGAGACTGTGTATCCTGGAGGCGCTGAGGGTCGGAGCACCGTTTCCACGCGATTG tttttgccAGCAAGGAAAGTTAAAGAGAAGGCAAGCCAACTTAAAATTACCAATGACATGCTGGGCAGTTCAACATCAAGGAACATACTTGCCATGACATTTAGACAAGTAGTTGTGCAGCAGCTTTGGAATTTTCAACTAGTATTGTTTCATCCTGGAGCTGACCGAAATATGGCAGATCTTGAAAGCCCCAGAGAG GTCCCTTGGTCCTTTGCCCTCAGCTCATTGGATGAAGGAGTCATTTCTATGCTTGCTGAAGTTGTTTGTACATATGCTCTTTCAAGTACTGAACAACTTGTACTTGGCAATGCACACGAAGAATTTTTTAGAACTGTCTCTCGATGGTTCAGGAAACCCGGAAGGTTTTCTTCAAAGGATTCTTCAGTTATTTTGTGGAAGTTATTTGAATATGATATGGTTGAAAATGCCACAATTTTGCTGGAACAATTTAGCGCAAGCAAGGGAAAAAATCGGCTTCATAAATCAGGATCTAAGCTCTTTGGGTGGAAGCAAGCTGTGCAGTCTAAACTGGAGAAGATTGGTGGTCCTGACTTCTGTTCTTGGTTAAGTGAATATGTACCCGCCTACCGGCTACAAGTGGATACTCAAAAGCTGAAGGATCTGAAATTAGACGGCTGGAGACAACTCGATGGGAGTATGCAAGAGGTTCTTTTGACGCAGTCCCAAATG GCTGCATTGACCAACATACTAGATTTGTTCTATGAAGACGTATATACGCTGCCCACCAAAGAGCTTTCATGTCACATGGTCCTGAATCCTACCATCTTGTCCAATGAAAAG TGGAGCCCATCCTTATTAAAGATGCTTTCTCTTGCCCTTGCTGGTGTGATTATTGCCGTTGCTCTCAAAGCTTTTGGTCAAGGGTTTTTGCCTCAGTTTACCAAGGAAAAGAGATACCTGAATGGGCATGGAACTCCTCCATCTGAAATTGACAGTTTGCAAGATGAGCGGTCCGATCAAGCAAAAGTATAG
- the LOC115739811 gene encoding uncharacterized protein LOC115739811 isoform X2, with translation MSLLHSLSHSSALCTLHHRRHHRRSILHLNKHLRRPPSTLSCRSYPRTLPSSEQEFLEAIADSDERLLPCVRTYENDSARLSLVGAVDSRQALTAAAADGGEAASEHVQSGARAMVVETVYPGGAEGRSTVSTRLFLPARKVKEKASQLKITNDMLGSSTSRNILAMTFRQVVVQQLWNFQLVLFHPGADRNMADLESPREVPWSFALSSLDEGVISMLAEVVCTYALSSTEQLVLGNAHEEFFRTVSRWFRKPGRFSSKDSSVILWKLFEYDMVENATILLEQFSASKGKNRLHKSGSKLFGWKQAVQSKLEKIGGPDFCSWLSEYVPAYRLQVDTQKLKDLKLDGWRQLDGSMQEVLLTQSQMAALTNILDLFYEDVYTLPTKELSCHMVLNPTILSNEKSPSLLKMLSLALAGVIIAVALKAFGQGFLPQFTKEKRYLNGHGTPPSEIDSLQDERSDQAKV, from the exons ATGTCActccttcactctctctctcactcgtcCGCTCTCTGCACGCTTCACCATCGTCGTCATCACCGTCGCTCCATACTCCACCTCAACAAGCACCTCCGGAGGCCGCCCTCCACCCTCTCCTGCCGCAGCTATCCGCGGACCCTCCCGTCCTCGGAGCAGGAATTCCTGGAGGCCATCGCCGACTCCGACGAAAGGCTGTTGCCCTGCGTCAGGACGTACGAGAACGACTCCGCTCGGCTCAGCCTCGTCGGGGCCGTCGACTCCCGGCAGGCCTTGACCGCGGCAGCGGCTGACGGCGGCGAGGCCGCGAGCGAGCACGTCCAGTCCGGTGCCCGCGCGATGGTGGTCGAGACTGTGTATCCTGGAGGCGCTGAGGGTCGGAGCACCGTTTCCACGCGATTG tttttgccAGCAAGGAAAGTTAAAGAGAAGGCAAGCCAACTTAAAATTACCAATGACATGCTGGGCAGTTCAACATCAAGGAACATACTTGCCATGACATTTAGACAAGTAGTTGTGCAGCAGCTTTGGAATTTTCAACTAGTATTGTTTCATCCTGGAGCTGACCGAAATATGGCAGATCTTGAAAGCCCCAGAGAG GTCCCTTGGTCCTTTGCCCTCAGCTCATTGGATGAAGGAGTCATTTCTATGCTTGCTGAAGTTGTTTGTACATATGCTCTTTCAAGTACTGAACAACTTGTACTTGGCAATGCACACGAAGAATTTTTTAGAACTGTCTCTCGATGGTTCAGGAAACCCGGAAGGTTTTCTTCAAAGGATTCTTCAGTTATTTTGTGGAAGTTATTTGAATATGATATGGTTGAAAATGCCACAATTTTGCTGGAACAATTTAGCGCAAGCAAGGGAAAAAATCGGCTTCATAAATCAGGATCTAAGCTCTTTGGGTGGAAGCAAGCTGTGCAGTCTAAACTGGAGAAGATTGGTGGTCCTGACTTCTGTTCTTGGTTAAGTGAATATGTACCCGCCTACCGGCTACAAGTGGATACTCAAAAGCTGAAGGATCTGAAATTAGACGGCTGGAGACAACTCGATGGGAGTATGCAAGAGGTTCTTTTGACGCAGTCCCAAATG GCTGCATTGACCAACATACTAGATTTGTTCTATGAAGACGTATATACGCTGCCCACCAAAGAGCTTTCATGTCACATGGTCCTGAATCCTACCATCTTGTCCAATGAAAAG AGCCCATCCTTATTAAAGATGCTTTCTCTTGCCCTTGCTGGTGTGATTATTGCCGTTGCTCTCAAAGCTTTTGGTCAAGGGTTTTTGCCTCAGTTTACCAAGGAAAAGAGATACCTGAATGGGCATGGAACTCCTCCATCTGAAATTGACAGTTTGCAAGATGAGCGGTCCGATCAAGCAAAAGTATAG